A genomic window from Coccinella septempunctata chromosome 9, icCocSept1.1, whole genome shotgun sequence includes:
- the LOC123320508 gene encoding uncharacterized protein LOC123320508, with protein MIVKELLPIKAHFFFFMAALGPVLPQLQVFGKNLGISSVIMGTVTGVLPFVYLVAKPLFGMVVDLHRDYRKTIFVGLIMTMAACYGCMTFIPNRETINYELPVGEIIEPCENIITDSSSPELKCLTEPILPIQYYRVILTSVEKHNFSLCVKDGKIPERNTTYTLKCENRNEVPDHIMLTSSSFWIFVILMSIGTIAFNVVNSVSDAICFDVIGQKYDYGKQRSWGAVGYGTTALLTGYAIDYFSMGENFFGIATGAMLLFVILDLLSCAKLDLPPMPGPDSIWRDLGRLMGNKAVRTFLVFTVLIGAADGFLTYFLFWYIEDIAKTYGTENVKLLEGAVVAAGTFGGSILFFHIGDNILKKLGHVRCFSFCFLFYSLRLFLISIVPTPWTIVAIEFVLQGPTFALTYITIVAYANEIAPPGASATMQGIAAGLDDGLGYAVGSLLGGILYRYAGPRSTFQIFSLLIASSGMLHYLIQKFGLQESEKPTLPEEAKFVNGPEKV; from the exons ATGATAGTTAAAGAGTTGTTGCCGATAAAAGCgcatttcttctttttcatgGCAG CACTTGGTCCAGTTCTACCGCAGCTACAAGTTTTCGGAAAGAATCTCGGCATCTCCTCGGTAATCATGGGAACCGTCACAGGTGTCCTTCCCTTCGTTTACCTAGTGGCCAAACCCCTGTTCGGCATGGTGGTGGACTTGCACAGGGACTACAGAAAAACGATCTTCGTCGGACTGATTATGACCATGGCCGCTTGTTATGGCTGCATGACGTTTATCCCGAACAGGGAAACTATCAATTACGAACTCCCGGTCGGGGAGATTATCGAACCTTGTGAAAACATA ATAACCGACTCCAGTTCACCAGAATTGAAATGTCTGACAGAACCAATTCTGCCCATCCAATATTACCGAGTGATCCTCACATCAGTGGAGAAACACAATTTTTCCTTATGCGTCAAAGATGGAAAGATTCCTGAACGCAATACCACCTATACACTTAAATGTGAAAACAGAAACGAAGTACCGGATCATATCATGTTGACTTCTTCTTCATTCTGGATTTTTGTGATACTAATGTCTATCGGAACCATTGCTTTCAACGTAGTCAACAGTGTTAGCGACGCCATATGTTTCGACGTTATTG GTCAAAAATACGACTATGGAAAACAGAGATCCTGGGGAGCTGTGGGATACGGCACGACGGCCCTCCTAACCGGCTACGCCATAGATTATTTTTCCATGGGGGAGAACTTTTTCGGCATAGCAACAGGTGCGATGTTGCTATTCGTCATACTCGACCTCCTCTCCTGCGCCAAATTGGAC CTGCCCCCGATGCCGGGCCCGGATAGCATTTGGAGGGATCTGGGCCGTTTGATGGGAAACAAAGCCGTCCGTACATTTCTTGTTTTCACGGTGTTGATTGGAGCGGCCGACGGCTTCCTGACCTATTTTTTGTTCTG GTACATAGAAGACATTGCCAAAACATACGGCACCGAAAACGTCAAACTACTAGAAGGAGCCGTGGTGGCAGCTGGAACCTTCGGAGGCTCGatcctcttctttcacataggAG ATAATATACTGAAGAAGCTGGGTCACGTGAGGTGCTTCAGTTTCTGCTTCTTATTCTACTCCCTCCGTTTATTCCTGATCTCAATCGTGCCAACACCGTGGACTATCGTAGCCATCGAGTTCGTCCTTCAAGGACCTACATTCGCCCTGACCTACATCACCATTGTCGCCTATGCGAATGAGATCGCGCCTCCTGGTGCTTCTGCGACCATGCAGGGTATTGCAGCTGGCCTCGACGATGGTTTGG GGTACGCCGTAGGAAGTTTGCTCGGTGGAATTCTCTATCGTTACGCTGGACCCAGGAGCACGTTCCAGATTTTTTCGCTGCTCATCGCATCCTCCGGGATGTTACACTATTTAATACAAAAGTTCGGCTTGCAGGAATCCGAGAAACCTACGCTTCCGGAGGAAGCAAAGTTCGTGAACGGGCCAGAAAAGGTTTGA